From a region of the Paenibacillus lutimineralis genome:
- a CDS encoding carbohydrate ABC transporter permease yields the protein MQVDFVRGNEFIGLNNYREVFANSALLISIRNTLYYMLLCVLIGFWVPSVVAMAISELRRFQGGMRLIVYLPHIVPAVVLYGMWQWLYDPLGPANQIASWLGNHQFMWLTDKSIAMLSIVIAETWQAFGGTTLIYLAGIVGIPKDLYEAAEIDGAGVLQRIRHITIPGIRHIYVLMFIMQLIGTSQGFMTHMALTGGGPNNATLTYMYQIINEAFTNLNYGRASAMGVLMFLVLTSLSMVLYYFQGRSKEA from the coding sequence ATGCAAGTAGACTTCGTTCGCGGCAATGAATTCATAGGCCTGAACAATTACCGTGAGGTCTTTGCGAATAGTGCCCTTCTAATCTCGATTCGAAATACGCTTTATTATATGTTGCTGTGTGTGCTGATCGGCTTCTGGGTCCCCAGTGTCGTCGCCATGGCAATCTCTGAGCTGCGTCGGTTTCAAGGGGGGATGCGGTTAATTGTGTATTTGCCACATATCGTTCCAGCAGTCGTGCTTTATGGCATGTGGCAATGGCTGTACGACCCACTAGGACCGGCGAATCAGATTGCATCTTGGCTTGGTAATCATCAATTTATGTGGTTAACCGATAAAAGCATAGCTATGCTCTCCATCGTGATCGCGGAAACGTGGCAAGCTTTTGGTGGAACGACACTGATTTATCTGGCAGGCATTGTAGGTATCCCCAAGGATTTATACGAGGCGGCCGAAATCGACGGGGCAGGTGTTCTGCAGCGAATCCGTCATATTACGATTCCCGGCATTCGCCATATCTATGTTCTGATGTTCATTATGCAGCTGATTGGCACGTCTCAAGGCTTTATGACCCATATGGCCCTCACAGGCGGCGGCCCAAACAATGCGACGCTAACGTATATGTACCAGATTATTAATGAAGCATTTACGAATTTGAATTACGGAAGGGCTTCGGCGATGGGAGTGCTGATGTTTCTGGTGCTTACCTCACTCTCCATGGTACTTTATTACTTTCAAGGAAGGAGCAAAGAAGCATGA
- a CDS encoding response regulator, translating to MYTILVVDDEAIVCQGIKEFLEISDLSITQVLIASNGYEALDYLRMESIDLVLTDIQMDGMNGIELMESILSEKPDIPVVVISAHDEFEYAQKCIRLGARDYLIKPVQLSQLTKVVGAELSNRHKKYKRLLEESLKLKFSMTGMLSLRSYILNEVIAGSLDKADDYLFIFEQIGLKFEGPYYLLLVTELSWGRPGAEGEAIQKLRDRNLLKYATVNIIEETLADWNAVAFYGQGNQIITIMQFSEADYTERDQENVAKMNLIGKKIVTHIQTYLHLEAVVGISSLRLGLHNLPESYRDSAKAVKWHALYDNHRVFYAEDFSMREASIQVNWQEKTEQLAQEMRTGKSLEGVQEGIQCFISDISPVFDSNDSTAGIPLSIAYRVYTVLLEMKETIGEKYKELDPIMYFRFPLTGSEIKDRLYTFLVEAAELFHASLADRDQAIVQQSIGYIRMNFRNKGLKIQDIADHVHLSPNYLSYLFKQIVGETIWEFVTRLRLEEARYQLLNTQKKRYEIADEVGYESPEHFSRVFKRYYGESPNSVRSE from the coding sequence ATGTACACTATATTAGTAGTGGATGATGAGGCGATTGTATGCCAGGGCATCAAGGAATTTCTGGAGATATCCGATTTAAGCATCACACAAGTCTTGATTGCTTCGAACGGTTACGAAGCCTTGGATTATTTGCGGATGGAGTCTATTGATCTCGTGCTGACAGATATCCAGATGGATGGGATGAACGGGATCGAGTTGATGGAATCCATTTTATCTGAAAAACCGGATATCCCCGTTGTTGTCATATCGGCACACGATGAATTTGAATATGCGCAGAAATGTATACGGCTAGGAGCAAGGGATTATTTAATCAAACCCGTTCAGTTGTCACAGTTGACCAAGGTGGTTGGCGCAGAGTTGTCAAACCGCCATAAAAAATATAAACGGCTGTTGGAAGAATCATTAAAGCTTAAATTCTCGATGACGGGAATGTTATCTTTGCGATCCTATATCTTAAATGAAGTGATTGCCGGATCATTGGATAAAGCCGATGATTATCTGTTCATTTTTGAACAAATTGGTCTGAAGTTCGAAGGCCCTTATTATTTGCTGCTTGTTACTGAGCTCTCATGGGGGCGTCCCGGCGCCGAGGGGGAGGCTATCCAGAAGCTTAGGGACCGCAATTTGCTGAAGTATGCGACTGTTAATATTATCGAGGAGACATTGGCGGACTGGAATGCGGTAGCTTTTTATGGGCAAGGCAATCAAATCATTACCATCATGCAGTTTAGCGAGGCAGATTATACGGAGCGGGATCAGGAAAATGTAGCGAAAATGAATTTGATCGGGAAAAAGATCGTCACACATATTCAAACCTACCTGCATTTAGAGGCAGTTGTTGGCATTAGCTCTTTAAGGCTTGGACTGCACAATCTCCCAGAAAGCTACCGTGATTCAGCTAAAGCTGTCAAATGGCATGCGTTATATGATAATCATCGTGTTTTTTATGCTGAAGATTTCTCAATGAGGGAAGCATCAATTCAGGTGAATTGGCAGGAAAAAACGGAACAATTGGCCCAAGAGATGAGAACTGGAAAAAGTCTGGAGGGCGTACAGGAGGGTATTCAATGTTTTATCTCGGATATCTCTCCTGTTTTTGATAGCAATGATTCGACTGCGGGCATCCCGTTAAGCATTGCTTATAGGGTTTACACCGTTTTATTGGAAATGAAAGAGACGATAGGTGAAAAATATAAAGAGCTTGATCCAATCATGTACTTTCGGTTCCCGCTTACTGGATCAGAAATCAAGGATCGACTCTATACCTTTTTAGTGGAGGCAGCCGAGCTTTTCCATGCATCATTGGCGGATCGTGATCAGGCGATCGTTCAGCAATCCATTGGATATATCCGCATGAATTTCCGAAATAAAGGACTAAAAATACAGGATATTGCTGATCATGTGCATTTAAGTCCTAACTATTTGAGTTATTTATTCAAGCAAATTGTCGGTGAAACGATATGGGAATTCGTGACCAGGTTGCGACTGGAGGAAGCTAGATACCAGCTCTTAAACACGCAGAAAAAGCGCTATGAAATTGCGGATGAAGTCGGTTATGAATCACCCGAGCATTTTAGCCGTGTGTTCAAAAGATATTATGGGGAGAGCCCTAATTCCGTCCGATCGGAGTGA
- a CDS encoding cache domain-containing sensor histidine kinase — MFRSLQSQRLTKKAVLFVIVFIFIPMILIFWFASNRASLSIKMQVGEALSELNKQNHATMDRVMDSVDQKLVTIMSSDTIQQWRDDSQSGVDRSLHKYIATENVLSNYSTNVNYSLFVLTKYPGNYDFAPSTHVSGSGVFFIESLDEKAWIRKATELDGKVLIEYIDQFGFNQDSHKTIALIRAVIDLSHGGKPISVIAATEIEKLLITEINSITLPEDARVYLTDMKGTVLVGSGAVESTFIIPENGKELLPSVWVTDSHMYVYHDSVSYANRLIYEIPLRSLLGSYNEVQGIIRIIALCYFIVLLFFLFYLGKSVLRPLARLASLSRSYEPGKEMKRYAEEDRKDEIGTSYRSFYLMTERLNQLVKEKYVMEIKQKESELNLMHSQITPHLLYNTLDSVYWYGLRGGVPEVADMVRDLSTMLRIGLSRGKEIITIREELSHVEAYLHLQEKRYNHSFRFHIHTEEGTEHCLLPKVIMQPIVENSILHGIGKMDGEGEVHIDIRLSEGFLLISVEDNGFRPLDLEKIEAILLGTADPDKGFGIRNVHKRIQLRFGEEYGLTYSAREEGGTRALIKLPVIRSEQELAVYIA, encoded by the coding sequence TTGTTTAGAAGCCTGCAATCACAACGATTAACGAAGAAGGCTGTACTTTTTGTCATCGTATTTATCTTCATTCCCATGATTCTCATTTTCTGGTTTGCTTCCAATCGCGCCTCACTTTCGATCAAAATGCAGGTGGGGGAAGCGTTGTCCGAACTGAATAAACAAAATCATGCGACGATGGATCGCGTCATGGATTCCGTAGATCAGAAGCTGGTAACCATCATGAGCTCCGATACGATCCAGCAATGGAGAGACGATAGCCAATCCGGTGTTGACCGAAGCTTGCACAAATATATTGCAACTGAGAATGTACTCAGCAATTATTCGACAAATGTGAACTATTCTTTGTTCGTGCTGACGAAGTATCCTGGAAATTATGATTTTGCACCTTCTACTCATGTATCCGGTTCGGGTGTTTTCTTTATCGAAAGTTTGGATGAGAAGGCTTGGATCCGAAAAGCGACAGAGCTGGATGGAAAAGTACTGATCGAGTATATTGACCAATTTGGCTTCAATCAGGATTCGCACAAGACGATAGCCCTAATTAGGGCTGTTATAGATCTTTCTCATGGCGGGAAACCGATTAGTGTTATAGCGGCTACAGAAATAGAAAAATTGCTGATTACGGAAATAAACTCTATTACCCTCCCGGAAGATGCAAGAGTATATCTAACGGATATGAAAGGAACGGTACTTGTAGGCTCGGGTGCGGTGGAATCAACCTTCATCATTCCGGAAAATGGGAAAGAACTGCTGCCGAGCGTATGGGTTACGGATAGCCACATGTACGTCTATCATGACAGTGTCTCATACGCTAATCGGCTCATTTATGAGATTCCACTCCGCTCGTTGTTAGGTTCCTATAATGAAGTACAAGGAATTATACGGATCATCGCGCTATGTTATTTCATCGTTCTTTTGTTTTTCTTATTCTATTTAGGCAAGTCTGTTCTAAGACCGCTGGCGAGATTGGCCAGCCTCTCCCGTTCCTATGAACCAGGTAAAGAAATGAAAAGATATGCGGAAGAAGACCGCAAGGATGAAATTGGTACTTCTTATCGTTCTTTTTATTTGATGACAGAACGATTGAACCAACTGGTCAAAGAAAAATACGTGATGGAAATCAAGCAGAAAGAGTCTGAACTGAACTTGATGCATTCGCAAATCACGCCGCATTTGCTGTACAATACGCTGGATTCCGTCTATTGGTATGGGCTTCGCGGGGGCGTACCGGAGGTCGCTGATATGGTGAGGGATTTGTCCACGATGCTGCGGATCGGCCTAAGCCGGGGCAAAGAAATCATTACGATTCGGGAAGAGCTGAGCCACGTCGAAGCTTATTTGCATCTGCAGGAAAAGCGTTATAATCACTCATTCCGCTTCCACATCCATACGGAAGAAGGAACGGAACACTGTTTGCTGCCAAAAGTCATCATGCAACCCATCGTCGAAAATAGCATTCTCCATGGCATCGGCAAAATGGATGGGGAGGGGGAGGTTCACATCGATATACGGCTTTCGGAAGGTTTTCTACTTATATCCGTAGAAGATAATGGCTTTCGGCCACTCGACTTGGAAAAGATTGAAGCGATTCTGTTAGGAACGGCTGATCCGGATAAAGGCTTTGGTATCCGCAATGTACATAAACGAATTCAATTAAGGTTCGGGGAGGAATATGGACTGACTTATTCCGCGCGGGAAGAAGGCGGAACAAGAGCATTAATCAAGCTTCCCGTGATCCGGTCCGAGCAAGAACTCGCCGTATATATCGCATAA